ACTTCTAATATATTTTTAGGAGATTGCATTGTTAAATCTAAAAAGTTATATCTTTTTTGAGGAATATCTATTTTGTTAAATTGTAATTCAGGACATAAGTTTATAATTTTCTTAATTCCTAGTTCTTTTAGTTTTTCATATTCTTTAGTATCTGCTTGTCTTCCAAAATATATATTTTCATTAAATTTTGAAATAAAAGGAATTTTTCTTTTATAATATATCCAAGAGAGATGACTTCCTATAAAATAAGGTAAGAAAAAAATCTTTTGTAAAACGTTGATATATGGATTTTTAGAAATTAAAAAATCATTTAGCCCAAAAGTATAAATTGCACTAAGAGAAAAAATACTAAGAAATAAATATAGACAAATTATTGAAGATAGTTTAAAACTTAAAACCATGAAAATAATTGATAAAACTAAATAGTAAAGAGCAATTTTTATATTTCTAGGAGTTGTAAAAGATTTTGTGAAATAAGTTTCTCTTTTTTCATTTATTAGATATACTAGAATAATACCTACTAAAAACCCTGTAGGGATGTCTATAAAATGATGTTGATAAACAAGTAGAGTAGATAAAATCACTAAAATCAACCAAATAAATAATACTATTTTAATTAGTTTTGATTTTATATTATTTTTCATACTAAACCACAATATTACAGCAAGGCTTACATGTAAAGAGGGCATTTGATTGTATGGTAAATCCATTTCTAACATATCAAATAAAAAGTTATCTACAAGTGGTTTTTCAAAAGCAAATTTCAATGGAAATAGTGCAAAAATTGAAACTGAAATAATTATTGACATAAAACTTCTTAAAGCTAGTATTTTTAAACTAATTCTTGTTTGAGATAGTAAAAAAGCTACTACAAATAAAATATCAGAGGACATATAAGGAACAATAAAACCTTCAATAAAAGGAATACTTTTTTCCCATTCCATAAAAAATGAAGTTTGTGTTTGTGTAATAAGTGCGTATTGATTTACACTTCCATATAGTAAAAAAAATACAATACCTAAATATAAGAGCCATACAAAACGCTCTTTTAAAGTACTTTGTGAACTTAATGCAATATCAAATTTAGACATTATTCTTCTTGATTTTACTAGAAGAAACTGTAAAAATTCCCCAGTTATCAATTAACATATTGTCTTTTTTGAAATTAGCTTTTTCAAATAATGTATCAAGTTCATATTGGCTTCTTCTTCTCATAACCCATTTTTCTTGTTGATGATTACCTAAAACATTTGCAATTTGTTCTAATTGAGGATGCCAAGGTTGTCCAGTATAAAGTAAATAGCCATTAGCTTCAATAATAGAAGATATACCTTTAATAGCTTTGTTTATAAGATTATTATCACTAAATAACTCAAAAACACCAGATACTATAACTATATTTGGAGTGAAATTTAAGTCTTTATATGTCTTTTTATCAAAAGCGTCAGCTTGTTTATATTTTATGTTTTCTAGATTTTCTTTTGAGGCTAATTCTTTACCTTTTTCTATATTTTGTATTTGATAATCTTGAACAAAAATACTAACTTGAGGATACTCTTTTGCAATTTCAATTAAATATCTAGCCGGACCTCCTGCAATATCTAATATTTTAATTTCCTTGTTTTCTTCTAATAGAGCTTCGATTTTTGAAACAAGAAGTTTTTTCATATTTATTTTTCTTTGTCTAATACCTTTCCATCCAATACTATCAAGATAGTTTCTATCAATTGATTTTCCTATAAAGCTTTTTCCTTTTGCTTCATTTTCATAAACGTAGTCTAAAGTAACTCCTGAATCAAAGCCATATTTTAAACCAATAGAAATACCTTCACTTAAAAAACCTAAGTTGTGCATTATTTTTTTTTGAAAAAAGTATGAAACTCTATTTATAAAAGATTCATTTCCATAAAGTATTTTTGATTTTTCATCTTCTGTAATTCTTATTTTTTTACTTAGATAATCTTTTTTCTTTAAAGTAAAACATTTTTCCATAAAGTTAAAAATCTCATTTA
This window of the Arcobacter sp. LA11 genome carries:
- a CDS encoding phosphatase PAP2 family protein, translated to MSKFDIALSSQSTLKERFVWLLYLGIVFFLLYGSVNQYALITQTQTSFFMEWEKSIPFIEGFIVPYMSSDILFVVAFLLSQTRISLKILALRSFMSIIISVSIFALFPLKFAFEKPLVDNFLFDMLEMDLPYNQMPSLHVSLAVILWFSMKNNIKSKLIKIVLFIWLILVILSTLLVYQHHFIDIPTGFLVGIILVYLINEKRETYFTKSFTTPRNIKIALYYLVLSIIFMVLSFKLSSIICLYLFLSIFSLSAIYTFGLNDFLISKNPYINVLQKIFFLPYFIGSHLSWIYYKRKIPFISKFNENIYFGRQADTKEYEKLKELGIKKIINLCPELQFNKIDIPQKRYNFLDLTMQSPKNILEVIKEIENSHDKIYIHCKLGMSRTILVISSYMLYKEKSFEDIEKFLKERRPLYVKSKYMKINLDIFKELLL
- a CDS encoding bifunctional alpha/beta hydrolase/class I SAM-dependent methyltransferase; translated protein: MSKIEENSEFISFDEEKIFYRKYSDETWNKKVVIVLHRGHEHSKRLEDIINDKRLEGYRVYSYDYRGHGYTKAKATYEFMNLVRDLNAFVNFICQENNIKQEQIFIIANSVAGVVASTWIHDYAPKIAGVALVAPAFKIKLYFPFAKEFLNLAIKFKKDLNIKSYVKAKYLTKNTLEQEKYNADELITPDIPAKQLVTLLDTAKRVVDDANLISCPTLVLSAQKDYVVDDKIQGDFFSRLSSKTKKLVPLKDSYHGVLYDLDKNLALNEIFNFMEKCFTLKKKDYLSKKIRITEDEKSKILYGNESFINRVSYFFQKKIMHNLGFLSEGISIGLKYGFDSGVTLDYVYENEAKGKSFIGKSIDRNYLDSIGWKGIRQRKINMKKLLVSKIEALLEENKEIKILDIAGGPARYLIEIAKEYPQVSIFVQDYQIQNIEKGKELASKENLENIKYKQADAFDKKTYKDLNFTPNIVIVSGVFELFSDNNLINKAIKGISSIIEANGYLLYTGQPWHPQLEQIANVLGNHQQEKWVMRRRSQYELDTLFEKANFKKDNMLIDNWGIFTVSSSKIKKNNV